In Providencia zhijiangensis, a single window of DNA contains:
- the surA gene encoding peptidylprolyl isomerase SurA, giving the protein MKNWRTLILGLMFASSASLAAPQQMDKVAAVVNNGVVLESDVQNMINTVKLNARNANQQVPDDQTLRQQIIDRLVMDNIMLQMANQMQINIPEEAVNATIADIARQNNLTLPQMEKRLTADGINMGKYRSEIRKEMLLAEVRNNEVRRRITILPQEVDALAEQMDSQMNAQKGVNLSHILIPLPENPTPEQLSKAESLVDKILTDLKKGSDFGKLAIAYSADPQALKGGNMGWSRLQELPVVFSDQLKNSKKGDIVGPIRSGVGFHILRVNDVTGDTHQPISVTEVKARHILLKSSPIMDDATARQKLTQLAQEIRNGRISFEEAAKENSEDPGSALKGGELGWNMPDVYDPAFRDALMKLKKGEISQPVPSSFGWHLIQLEDTRSVDKTDAAKKDQAYRLLFNRKFNEEAQTWMQEQRAAAYVNIVDGRQSQSNDEQAK; this is encoded by the coding sequence ATGAAGAATTGGAGAACGCTTATTCTGGGACTGATGTTCGCAAGCTCTGCAAGTTTAGCTGCGCCACAGCAAATGGATAAAGTGGCTGCGGTTGTCAACAACGGAGTTGTACTTGAAAGCGACGTCCAGAATATGATCAATACAGTGAAGTTGAATGCACGTAATGCAAATCAACAAGTTCCTGATGATCAAACCCTGCGCCAGCAAATCATCGACCGTTTGGTTATGGATAACATCATGTTGCAGATGGCTAACCAAATGCAGATTAATATCCCTGAAGAAGCCGTGAATGCAACTATTGCGGATATTGCTCGCCAAAACAATTTAACCTTACCGCAGATGGAAAAACGTCTGACTGCGGATGGCATCAATATGGGTAAATACCGCAGCGAAATCCGTAAGGAAATGCTGTTAGCGGAAGTGCGTAACAACGAAGTTCGCCGCCGTATCACCATTTTGCCTCAAGAAGTTGATGCATTAGCTGAGCAAATGGATTCTCAAATGAACGCCCAGAAAGGCGTAAATTTAAGTCACATTCTGATCCCTCTGCCAGAGAACCCAACGCCTGAACAGTTATCAAAAGCAGAATCGTTAGTTGATAAAATCTTAACTGACCTGAAAAAAGGCTCTGATTTCGGTAAATTAGCGATTGCTTATTCTGCTGACCCTCAAGCACTGAAAGGCGGAAACATGGGTTGGTCACGTCTGCAAGAGCTGCCAGTAGTCTTTTCTGACCAACTGAAAAACTCGAAGAAAGGCGATATCGTTGGTCCAATTCGTTCCGGTGTAGGCTTCCATATTTTACGTGTCAATGACGTTACTGGTGATACTCACCAGCCAATTTCCGTCACCGAAGTGAAAGCGCGTCATATCTTACTGAAATCATCACCAATTATGGATGATGCAACAGCAAGACAAAAACTGACTCAACTGGCTCAAGAGATCCGTAACGGCAGAATTTCATTTGAAGAAGCGGCTAAAGAGAACTCCGAAGACCCAGGTAGTGCATTAAAAGGTGGGGAATTAGGCTGGAATATGCCTGATGTTTACGATCCTGCATTCCGTGATGCACTGATGAAACTGAAAAAAGGTGAAATCAGCCAACCTGTACCTTCAAGTTTCGGCTGGCACTTAATTCAGTTAGAAGATACTCGCAGTGTCGATAAAACCGATGCCGCGAAGAAAGATCAAGCGTACCGTTTACTGTTCAATCGTAAGTTTAACGAAGAAGCGCAGACTTGGATGCAAGAACAACGCGCTGCGGCTTATGTGAATATCGTTGATGGTCGCCAAAGCCAATCTAATGATGAACAAGCAAAATAA
- the pdxA gene encoding 4-hydroxythreonine-4-phosphate dehydrogenase PdxA, giving the protein MMNKQNKPIVITPGEPAGVGPDLLIQLAQQAWPVELVACADPNLLLQRAKTLNLPLTLRGYDAKQSQTSVAGQLSIVPVSLSVPAEAGKLDVRNGEYVTETLARACDGCLNGEFSAIVTGPVHKGIINDAGIPFSGHTEFFADRSHCDRVVMMLATQELRVALATTHLPLKDVSEAITQQSLHEVITILHHDLQTKFGIENPHIYVCGLNPHAGEGGHMGMEEIETIIPALETLRKQGITLIGPLPADTLFQPKYLTDADAVLAMYHDQGLPVLKYQGFGRAVNITLGLPFIRTSVDHGTALELAGTGQADAGSFITALKLAIQMTQKNS; this is encoded by the coding sequence ATGATGAACAAGCAAAATAAGCCAATTGTCATCACCCCCGGTGAACCTGCCGGGGTAGGTCCAGATCTTCTGATCCAACTTGCTCAGCAGGCATGGCCTGTCGAGCTTGTGGCTTGCGCAGATCCAAACCTACTTCTTCAACGCGCTAAAACACTCAATTTACCATTAACCTTACGTGGATATGATGCAAAACAGTCACAGACTTCTGTCGCTGGACAATTGTCGATTGTTCCCGTTTCACTGAGTGTACCGGCAGAAGCTGGAAAACTCGACGTTCGTAATGGTGAATATGTTACCGAAACTTTAGCGCGCGCTTGTGATGGCTGTTTGAATGGTGAGTTTTCTGCCATCGTAACGGGGCCTGTTCACAAAGGCATTATTAATGACGCTGGTATTCCATTTAGTGGACATACCGAATTTTTCGCAGATAGAAGCCACTGCGACCGCGTTGTGATGATGCTCGCCACACAAGAATTACGTGTCGCTTTAGCGACCACGCACCTGCCGCTAAAAGATGTCTCCGAGGCAATTACCCAACAAAGCTTGCATGAAGTGATCACCATTTTGCATCATGACTTGCAAACCAAGTTTGGTATTGAAAACCCGCACATTTATGTTTGTGGGCTTAACCCTCATGCCGGAGAAGGCGGACATATGGGAATGGAAGAGATTGAAACCATCATTCCAGCCCTAGAAACCTTGCGTAAACAAGGCATTACCTTAATCGGTCCTTTACCCGCAGACACGCTTTTCCAACCCAAATATTTAACTGATGCAGACGCCGTATTAGCGATGTATCACGATCAGGGGCTACCTGTGTTAAAATATCAAGGTTTTGGCAGAGCGGTAAATATTACCCTTGGTCTGCCATTTATCCGTACTTCCGTCGATCACGGCACAGCGCTTGAATTAGCAGGTACGGGTCAAGCCGATGCGGGCAGCTTCATCACCGCATTGAAATTAGCTATCCAAATGACACAAAAGAATTCATGA
- the rsmA gene encoding 16S rRNA (adenine(1518)-N(6)/adenine(1519)-N(6))-dimethyltransferase RsmA, giving the protein MNNRVHQGHLARKRFGQNFLTDQFIIDSIVDAMHPQPGQAIVEIGPGLGALTEPVGSRMDKMTVVELDRDLAARLHVHPQLKDKLTIIQQDAMTVDFGELAKQAGQPIRVFGNLPYNISTPLMFHLFTFTNQISDMNFMLQKEVVNRLVAGPGSKAFGRLSVMAQYYCNVVPVLEVPPTAFAPPPKVDSAVVRLIPHKENPYPVKDIKVLSRITTQAFNQRRKTIRNSLGDLFSVEQLTELGIDPGTRAENISVEHYCKMANYLCNLSE; this is encoded by the coding sequence ATGAATAATCGAGTCCATCAGGGGCACCTTGCCCGCAAACGTTTCGGGCAGAACTTTTTAACTGACCAATTTATTATCGACAGTATTGTAGATGCAATGCATCCACAACCAGGACAAGCCATTGTAGAAATTGGTCCGGGTCTTGGTGCATTAACTGAACCTGTTGGTAGCCGCATGGATAAAATGACGGTTGTCGAACTTGACCGCGACCTTGCCGCTCGTCTGCACGTCCATCCACAACTGAAAGACAAACTGACCATCATCCAGCAAGATGCGATGACCGTAGATTTTGGTGAACTGGCGAAACAAGCTGGACAGCCAATACGCGTATTTGGTAATTTGCCTTATAACATCTCAACACCGTTGATGTTCCACCTGTTTACATTCACCAACCAAATTTCCGACATGAATTTCATGTTGCAAAAAGAAGTGGTTAATCGATTAGTAGCAGGCCCAGGAAGCAAAGCTTTCGGTCGTTTAAGCGTAATGGCGCAATATTACTGCAATGTTGTTCCTGTGCTTGAAGTCCCACCTACCGCCTTTGCACCACCACCAAAAGTGGACTCTGCGGTAGTAAGATTGATCCCTCACAAGGAAAATCCATACCCAGTGAAGGATATTAAAGTATTGAGCCGTATTACGACTCAAGCATTTAACCAACGTCGTAAAACTATCCGCAATAGCCTTGGGGATTTATTCAGCGTTGAGCAGTTAACCGAACTGGGTATCGATCCAGGAACACGTGCTGAAAATATCTCCGTTGAGCACTATTGTAAGATGGCAAACTATCTGTGTAATTTATCGGAATAG
- the apaG gene encoding Co2+/Mg2+ efflux protein ApaG: MLNDPNVSIQVQSVYIESQSQPDIARFVFAYTICIRNLGRIPIQLMSRYWLITNSDGRKTEVQGEGVVGEQPVILPGKEYRYTSGAILETPMGTMEGYYVMLSDQGNHFHVDIPAFRLAIPTLIN, from the coding sequence ATGCTGAATGATCCCAATGTGAGCATCCAAGTTCAAAGTGTCTACATAGAAAGCCAGTCCCAGCCCGACATTGCCCGTTTTGTGTTTGCGTATACTATTTGTATCCGCAATTTAGGGCGAATTCCTATACAGCTAATGAGCCGTTACTGGCTCATTACCAATAGTGATGGCCGTAAAACTGAAGTGCAAGGTGAAGGCGTGGTGGGTGAACAACCCGTTATCCTACCGGGCAAAGAATATCGCTATACCAGTGGTGCAATCTTAGAAACGCCAATGGGTACGATGGAAGGCTATTACGTTATGCTGAGCGATCAAGGAAATCACTTTCATGTTGATATTCCTGCATTTCGTCTCGCAATCCCAACACTGATTAATTAA